One stretch of Amycolatopsis tolypomycina DNA includes these proteins:
- a CDS encoding type I polyketide synthase translates to MTDSSISPADIAVVGMAGRFPGADDVGALWETVRAGRSGITRFTDDELLKAGVPADRLGDPAYVKAGAVVTGVEEFDAGFFGINPKEAQILDPQHRLFLEHSQHALEDAACDPARFDGAIGVFAGCAWSTYLTHNLTPANAAREMGEIAIALGNDKDTLATRVSHTLGLSGPAFAVQSACSTSLVAVCVAASSLANFECDVALAGGVSIGVPHRVGYLYQQGGIAPPDGECRAFDAAGLGAPLGGGVGVVALRRLEDALADGDRVFAVLRGWAVNNDAGRKVGFTAPGVEGQATVIAEALAAAGLEPADIGYVEAHGTGTALGDAAEIAALQQVFAGQSLRIGSVKTNVGHLDRAAGVTNLIKAALSLHHEEIPPTRNLGTPNPQLTAGGAELTVVTERTPWPRTDTPRRAGVSAFGIGGTNAHVVLEEAPLLSPTTATGPELLVWSARSAAAADAATANLAAHLSDSGDALADVAHTLQSGRTTFGHRRMLVADSAGEAARLLASGAASASSDAGTGRRVGFLIAGTGEQYPGLAAELYETAPVFRAELDRCRALLGTSVLDEMLGAREGSGGLAALLGRGGRGDRAGDRTEVLHPALFAVEYALAQLVRSWGVEPAVLAGYSLGEYVAACLAGVLSLEDALALVTYRAELIAGLPGGAMAAVPLPVEDVRARIEGLDLDVAALNGPQLTVVSGTASAVEALRASLGDIPCRPLATTHAFHSRQLASLRDELTAWVSENVTLSAPAIPYVSNVTGELVTEAPEPGYWAEHLCAPVRFDDVLATVLADEDTVLLELGPGRSLGAMVRGHRACAPSRWASVIPTLPGADDPASASVALTEAAGRLWLAGVELDWPGVRGGRAARRVGLPGYPFQRSRYWIDAPGTVTPSVPQLAAEPDEHVQLLTPAWRPAPAAATGTTGRVAILPDSGGVAAALTALLDDVVDVAEADTVVDLSVLDVDDDVAAVHAVSRTLAAAAGDGSRAVRVLVATRAGQAAGVARPESVDRGPAMRPNVALVASDAPNATLGASNAPNATLGASNAPNATLGRLGRTAPAGFSSPGPVRPAQAAVGVLPVVANQEYLNLDAGTVDLDAAHSPAEAAAVLAAELRVPGTPLVAYRGDQRLVPGYRPAEPAAAPGIRAGGSYLVTGGLGGVGLTVAEHLATRGAGKLVLASRGGGTDAAVARLRALGAEVHTPRVDVTDPAAVRALFAEHRFDGIVHAAADSGPAGFRPLSEVDEAAVARHFGAKVGGARVLAAVLDELPERPEWTVLFSSTSALLGGVTFGSYAAANAALLAEAHGRPGWIAAAWDTWPGTLERLDARLGASMAKHAMTRAQALGAFDRLTGPAVIVAAGGLGERLPGAAKPTPTTTADRFPRPDLPQPYTPPMTATERGLAEVWSSVLGVEPVGTRDNFFDLNGNSLLALQMLALVKERFGVAIPTVTLFELPTVQALATTLDDQAPAQVTAPVATIADDDELDRHIAIVGMAGRFPGAGTIDEFWRNLCDGVESITFFTPDELIAAGVDPAQVRDPAYVPARPVLDDVTGFDAGFFGLSPRMAALTDPQQRLFLEVCWEALEQAGYAKPGERGRVGVFGGCNLSTYLLGIAGQFTSDADASIYELVMGNDKDALTTTVSYLFDLRGPSMAVQTFCSTSLVAVHTAMRSLRAGDCEMALAGGVSVRVPDRIGHLHSPGGQESPDGHVRTFDAQAHGSMFGDGATVVVLKKLGAALRDGDHIWSVIRGSAMNNDGALKVGYTAPSVGGQSRVIADAMADARVAAEDVGYVEAHGTATELGDPIEVAALTRAFGDTAEKQYCALGSVKPNVGHLDRAAGTAGLIKASLVVREGLIPPTLHYTAPNPEIDFAHSPFRVAAELAPWHTDVGRPRIAGLNSLGMGGTNVHVVVEQPPDRPATIPGDPDTERRYQVLPVSARTADAADAAARRLGEHLAGTPDARLADVAFTLQEGRKTFEHRRAVVASDVDSAVAALAAPATRVEPVQDRPVAFLFAGVGEQYPGLVGELYRREPVFRAHLDDCLGHVDGDLVTGERGGGPSLAALLGRGGDADPRAEQLQRTELAQPLMFAVDYALARTLMDWGLRPAAMLGYSLGEYVAACLAGVLSLDDALALVAKRAELIAALPGGAMAAVPLPVTELETRFDLAGLDIAAVNGPDLVVVAGETTAVERLAQDLRNEDVPCRPLRTSHAFHSRMLAPAAAELTAWITANITLSAPELPYLSNVTGGQATAELVTDPAYWARHMCETVRFADAATELLADEHLAVVEIGPGPSLGALLRGLSPASRWPLITATLPAADDPRPADEVLTDGLARLWLLGAGLDWSAYHGRGTATPVYRGTAPGRVPLPTYPFQRQRYWIEAKPATGTARVETPADGPLEEFDRIPLLPEEQWISLPTWRQTSAAPATPRPASWLVFARPGRAEDVLDGIRRTGDPVTVVRPGAGYRPGPDATVRPGDVDDLLALLRDLKRGGTRLDRVVHLWNLDDDSLLLGLHTLVALARAAGELGLGGWTLDLAATGTQRVLHDGELRPDAATLTGPNLVIPMEYPGVQTRLIDVDAAAGAAAVVAELHRPAPGRTVALRGSRRWLPGYEVLAPHPIEQAAGVLRDQGVYLITGGLGGIGLAMAGRLARDSHAKLVLFGRRGLPPRERWAGIADGTDEVPGTIRDRVARVQEIEALGGEVVVVEGDVAEEADVRRAVAVAVERFGGLHGILHTAGVPGTGLMQFKEPGDADQVLAPKLPGSRALSAATEGLDLDFLALFSSITSVTGGGPGQVDYCAGNAWLDAYAAHHGGRTVSISWGEWTWNAWDEGLSGYEEDIQTYFREHRAKFGIDFEQGWRTLLRALASGEPHVVVSTQDLPAVTNVAARFSVDAVTSAAHGGSTADRHPRPDLVTPFQEPEGDAERAVAEAWCDALRLDRVGAADNFFELGGTSLLGISLLATLRTAFPDAELPPHIIHEAPTVAALAKIAAGGPETPEPAPDSQAQGQLRRSGIKAAAARRRRA, encoded by the coding sequence GTGACCGACAGCAGCATCTCGCCCGCGGACATCGCCGTGGTCGGCATGGCCGGCCGCTTCCCGGGCGCCGACGACGTCGGCGCGCTCTGGGAGACCGTCCGCGCCGGCCGCTCCGGCATCACCCGCTTCACCGACGACGAGCTCCTGAAGGCGGGCGTCCCCGCCGACCGGCTCGGCGACCCGGCCTACGTCAAGGCGGGCGCCGTCGTCACCGGCGTCGAGGAGTTCGACGCGGGCTTCTTCGGGATCAACCCGAAGGAGGCCCAGATCCTCGACCCGCAGCACCGGCTGTTCCTCGAGCACAGCCAGCACGCGCTGGAAGACGCGGCGTGCGACCCGGCGCGGTTCGACGGCGCGATCGGCGTGTTCGCCGGCTGCGCGTGGAGCACCTACCTGACCCACAACCTCACCCCGGCGAACGCCGCCCGCGAGATGGGCGAGATCGCCATCGCCCTCGGCAACGACAAGGACACCCTCGCCACCCGCGTTTCGCACACGCTCGGCCTGTCCGGCCCCGCGTTCGCCGTCCAGAGCGCGTGCTCGACGTCGCTGGTCGCGGTGTGCGTCGCGGCGAGCAGCCTGGCGAACTTCGAATGCGACGTCGCGTTGGCCGGCGGCGTGTCGATCGGCGTGCCGCACCGCGTCGGCTACCTCTACCAGCAGGGCGGCATCGCGCCGCCGGACGGCGAGTGCCGCGCGTTCGACGCCGCGGGCCTCGGTGCCCCGCTCGGCGGCGGCGTCGGCGTGGTGGCGCTGCGCCGCCTGGAGGACGCGCTCGCCGACGGCGACCGGGTGTTCGCGGTGCTGCGCGGCTGGGCGGTCAACAACGACGCCGGCCGCAAGGTCGGCTTCACCGCGCCCGGCGTCGAAGGCCAGGCCACCGTGATCGCCGAGGCGCTCGCGGCGGCCGGGCTGGAGCCGGCGGACATCGGGTACGTCGAGGCGCACGGCACCGGCACCGCCCTGGGCGACGCGGCCGAGATCGCCGCCTTGCAGCAGGTGTTCGCGGGCCAGTCGCTGCGGATCGGCTCGGTGAAGACGAACGTGGGGCACCTCGACCGCGCCGCCGGGGTCACGAACCTGATCAAGGCGGCCCTGTCCCTGCACCACGAGGAGATCCCGCCGACGCGCAACCTCGGCACGCCCAACCCGCAGCTCACCGCGGGCGGCGCCGAGCTGACCGTGGTCACCGAGCGCACGCCGTGGCCGCGCACGGACACCCCGCGCCGCGCCGGCGTCAGCGCGTTCGGCATCGGCGGCACCAACGCCCACGTCGTGCTGGAGGAGGCGCCGCTGCTCTCCCCCACGACGGCGACCGGCCCCGAGCTGCTCGTGTGGTCGGCGCGCTCGGCCGCCGCCGCCGACGCGGCGACCGCGAACCTCGCCGCCCACCTCTCGGACTCGGGCGACGCGCTCGCCGACGTCGCCCACACGCTCCAAAGTGGACGCACGACGTTCGGCCACCGGCGGATGCTGGTCGCGGATTCGGCAGGCGAAGCGGCCCGGCTGCTGGCTTCGGGGGCGGCGTCGGCTTCGAGCGACGCGGGCACCGGCCGTCGCGTCGGGTTCCTCATCGCGGGCACGGGCGAGCAGTACCCGGGCCTGGCCGCGGAGCTCTACGAGACCGCGCCGGTGTTCCGGGCCGAGCTGGACCGCTGCCGCGCGCTGCTGGGGACGTCCGTCCTGGACGAGATGCTCGGCGCGCGGGAAGGCTCGGGCGGGCTGGCCGCGTTGCTGGGCCGCGGCGGGCGCGGTGACCGCGCGGGCGACCGCACCGAGGTGCTGCACCCGGCGTTGTTCGCCGTCGAGTACGCGCTGGCGCAGCTGGTGCGCTCGTGGGGCGTCGAGCCGGCGGTGCTGGCCGGCTACAGCCTCGGCGAGTACGTCGCCGCGTGCCTGGCCGGGGTGCTCTCGCTCGAGGACGCGCTCGCGCTGGTGACGTACCGGGCCGAGCTGATCGCGGGGCTGCCGGGTGGGGCGATGGCGGCCGTGCCGCTGCCCGTCGAGGACGTGCGGGCCCGGATCGAGGGCCTGGACCTCGACGTCGCCGCGCTGAACGGGCCGCAGCTGACCGTCGTGTCCGGCACGGCGTCCGCCGTCGAGGCGCTGCGGGCGTCGCTGGGTGACATCCCGTGCCGGCCGCTGGCCACCACGCACGCCTTCCACTCGCGGCAGCTCGCCTCGCTGCGCGACGAGCTGACGGCGTGGGTGTCCGAGAACGTCACGCTGTCCGCGCCCGCGATCCCGTACGTGTCGAACGTGACCGGCGAGCTGGTCACCGAGGCGCCCGAACCCGGGTACTGGGCCGAGCACCTGTGCGCGCCGGTCCGGTTCGACGACGTCCTGGCCACGGTGCTGGCCGACGAAGACACGGTGCTGCTGGAGCTGGGCCCTGGCCGGTCGCTGGGTGCGATGGTGCGGGGACACCGGGCGTGCGCGCCGTCGCGCTGGGCGTCGGTGATCCCGACGCTGCCGGGCGCCGACGACCCGGCTTCGGCGTCGGTGGCCCTGACCGAAGCGGCCGGCCGGCTGTGGCTGGCGGGGGTGGAGCTCGACTGGCCGGGCGTCCGCGGCGGGCGTGCCGCGCGGCGGGTCGGGTTGCCGGGGTACCCGTTCCAGCGGTCGCGGTACTGGATCGACGCGCCGGGCACGGTGACGCCTTCGGTTCCGCAGCTCGCTGCGGAGCCGGACGAGCACGTCCAGCTCCTGACGCCGGCGTGGCGGCCCGCCCCCGCGGCGGCGACCGGGACGACGGGCCGCGTGGCGATCCTGCCGGACTCGGGCGGGGTGGCCGCGGCACTGACGGCGCTGCTCGACGACGTGGTGGACGTGGCCGAGGCGGACACGGTGGTGGACCTGTCGGTCCTGGACGTGGACGACGACGTGGCGGCGGTGCACGCGGTCTCCCGCACCCTGGCCGCGGCGGCGGGCGACGGCTCACGCGCGGTGCGGGTGCTGGTGGCGACCCGGGCAGGACAGGCGGCGGGTGTCGCGCGTCCGGAGTCCGTCGACCGCGGCCCGGCAATGCGCCCCAATGTGGCGTTGGTTGCGTCAGACGCACCGAACGCCACATTGGGTGCGTCCAACGCACCGAACGCCACATTGGGTGCGTCCAACGCACCGAACGCCACATTGGGGCGCTTGGGGCGTACGGCTCCGGCGGGCTTCTCCTCTCCCGGCCCGGTGCGCCCCGCGCAGGCCGCCGTTGGCGTGCTTCCCGTTGTCGCGAACCAGGAGTACCTGAACCTGGACGCCGGCACCGTCGACCTCGACGCCGCCCACAGTCCCGCCGAAGCCGCCGCCGTGCTCGCCGCCGAACTGCGGGTTCCCGGCACTCCGCTCGTCGCCTACCGGGGGGATCAGCGGCTCGTTCCCGGCTATCGGCCCGCCGAACCCGCCGCCGCGCCCGGAATCCGCGCCGGCGGCAGCTACCTCGTCACCGGTGGCCTCGGCGGTGTCGGCCTCACCGTCGCCGAACACCTCGCCACCCGCGGGGCGGGCAAGCTCGTCCTGGCCAGCCGCGGCGGAGGCACCGACGCGGCCGTGGCCCGGCTCCGCGCCCTGGGCGCCGAGGTCCACACCCCGCGCGTGGACGTCACCGACCCCGCCGCCGTCCGCGCGCTGTTCGCCGAACACCGGTTCGACGGCATCGTGCACGCCGCCGCCGACTCCGGCCCCGCCGGGTTCCGGCCGCTGTCCGAAGTGGACGAAGCGGCCGTCGCCCGGCACTTCGGCGCCAAGGTCGGTGGGGCCCGCGTGCTGGCCGCGGTCCTGGACGAGCTGCCCGAGCGTCCCGAGTGGACAGTGCTCTTCTCCTCCACCTCGGCGCTGCTCGGCGGTGTCACCTTCGGCAGCTACGCCGCCGCCAACGCCGCGCTGCTCGCCGAGGCCCACGGCCGCCCCGGCTGGATCGCCGCCGCCTGGGACACCTGGCCCGGCACCCTCGAACGGCTCGATGCCCGGCTCGGCGCGTCCATGGCCAAGCACGCGATGACCCGAGCCCAGGCGCTGGGAGCGTTCGACCGCCTCACCGGCCCGGCCGTGATCGTCGCCGCCGGCGGGCTCGGCGAACGGCTGCCCGGCGCGGCGAAGCCCACCCCGACCACCACCGCCGACCGGTTCCCGCGCCCCGACCTGCCCCAGCCCTACACCCCGCCGATGACCGCCACCGAACGCGGGCTGGCCGAGGTGTGGTCGTCCGTGCTGGGCGTCGAACCCGTCGGCACCCGGGACAACTTCTTCGACCTCAACGGCAACTCGCTGCTCGCCCTCCAGATGCTCGCCCTGGTCAAGGAGCGCTTCGGCGTCGCCATCCCCACCGTCACCCTGTTCGAACTGCCGACCGTCCAAGCCCTCGCCACCACCCTCGACGACCAGGCACCGGCCCAGGTCACCGCGCCCGTCGCCACCATCGCCGACGACGACGAACTCGACCGGCACATCGCCATCGTCGGCATGGCCGGCCGGTTCCCCGGCGCCGGGACGATCGACGAGTTCTGGCGCAACCTCTGCGACGGCGTCGAGTCGATCACCTTCTTCACCCCGGACGAGCTCATCGCCGCGGGCGTCGACCCGGCGCAGGTCCGGGACCCGGCGTACGTGCCGGCGCGGCCCGTGCTCGACGACGTCACCGGCTTCGACGCCGGGTTCTTCGGCCTCAGCCCGCGCATGGCCGCGCTGACCGACCCGCAGCAGCGGCTGTTCCTGGAGGTCTGCTGGGAAGCCCTCGAACAGGCCGGGTACGCGAAGCCCGGTGAGCGCGGCCGGGTCGGCGTCTTCGGCGGCTGCAACCTCTCGACGTACCTGCTGGGCATCGCCGGGCAGTTCACCTCCGACGCCGACGCCAGCATCTACGAGCTGGTCATGGGCAACGACAAGGACGCCCTCACCACCACCGTGTCCTACCTGTTCGACCTGCGCGGCCCGAGCATGGCGGTGCAGACGTTCTGCTCGACGTCGCTGGTCGCGGTGCACACGGCGATGCGCAGCCTGCGGGCGGGCGACTGCGAGATGGCGCTGGCCGGCGGGGTCTCGGTCCGCGTGCCCGACCGGATCGGGCACCTGCACTCCCCCGGCGGCCAGGAGTCGCCGGACGGGCACGTGCGCACCTTCGACGCCCAGGCCCACGGCAGCATGTTCGGCGACGGCGCCACCGTCGTCGTCCTCAAGAAGCTCGGCGCTGCCCTGCGCGACGGCGACCACATCTGGTCGGTGATCCGCGGTTCGGCGATGAACAACGACGGCGCGCTCAAGGTCGGCTACACCGCGCCGAGCGTGGGCGGGCAGTCGCGGGTGATCGCCGACGCCATGGCCGACGCGCGGGTCGCCGCCGAGGACGTCGGGTACGTCGAGGCCCACGGCACCGCGACCGAGCTCGGCGACCCGATCGAGGTCGCCGCGCTGACCCGGGCGTTCGGGGACACCGCCGAAAAACAGTACTGCGCCCTGGGCTCGGTGAAGCCCAACGTCGGGCACCTCGACCGCGCCGCGGGCACGGCCGGGCTGATCAAGGCGTCGCTGGTGGTCCGCGAGGGCCTGATCCCGCCGACGCTGCACTACACCGCGCCGAACCCGGAGATCGACTTCGCGCACAGCCCGTTCCGGGTGGCCGCCGAACTCGCGCCGTGGCACACCGACGTCGGCCGTCCCCGGATCGCCGGGCTGAACTCGCTGGGCATGGGAGGCACCAACGTGCACGTCGTCGTCGAACAGCCGCCCGACCGGCCCGCCACGATCCCGGGCGACCCGGACACCGAACGCCGTTACCAGGTCCTGCCGGTCTCGGCCCGCACCGCCGACGCCGCGGACGCGGCCGCCCGCCGGCTCGGCGAGCACCTCGCCGGTACGCCGGACGCGCGGCTGGCCGACGTCGCCTTCACCCTCCAAGAGGGGCGCAAGACGTTCGAACACCGGCGCGCCGTCGTGGCGTCCGATGTGGACAGTGCGGTCGCCGCACTGGCGGCCCCCGCGACCCGGGTGGAACCGGTGCAGGACCGGCCGGTGGCGTTCCTGTTCGCCGGCGTCGGCGAGCAGTACCCCGGCCTGGTCGGCGAGCTGTACCGGCGCGAGCCGGTGTTCCGCGCCCACCTCGACGACTGCCTCGGGCACGTCGACGGCGACCTCGTCACCGGCGAACGCGGCGGCGGGCCGAGCCTGGCCGCGCTGCTCGGCCGTGGCGGGGACGCCGACCCGCGCGCCGAGCAGCTGCAGCGCACCGAACTCGCGCAGCCGCTGATGTTCGCCGTGGACTACGCCCTGGCCCGGACCCTCATGGACTGGGGGCTGCGGCCCGCCGCGATGCTCGGCTACAGCCTCGGCGAGTACGTCGCCGCGTGCCTGGCCGGGGTCCTCTCCCTCGACGACGCCCTCGCGCTGGTCGCCAAGCGCGCGGAGCTGATCGCCGCGCTGCCGGGCGGGGCGATGGCCGCGGTGCCGCTGCCGGTCACCGAGCTGGAGACGCGCTTCGACCTCGCGGGCCTCGACATCGCCGCGGTGAACGGCCCGGACCTGGTCGTGGTGGCCGGGGAAACAACGGCCGTCGAGCGGCTTGCCCAGGACCTGCGGAACGAAGATGTCCCGTGCCGCCCGCTGCGCACCAGCCACGCGTTCCACTCGCGGATGCTGGCGCCGGCCGCGGCGGAGCTGACCGCGTGGATCACCGCGAACATCACGCTCAGCGCGCCCGAGCTGCCCTACCTGTCCAACGTCACCGGCGGCCAGGCGACCGCCGAGCTGGTCACCGACCCGGCGTACTGGGCGCGGCACATGTGCGAGACGGTCCGGTTCGCCGACGCGGCCACCGAACTCCTCGCCGACGAGCACCTGGCCGTCGTGGAGATCGGCCCCGGGCCGTCACTGGGCGCGCTGCTGCGCGGGCTGAGCCCGGCGAGCCGCTGGCCGCTGATCACCGCCACGCTCCCGGCCGCGGACGACCCGCGGCCGGCCGACGAGGTGCTCACCGACGGCCTGGCCCGGCTCTGGCTGCTCGGCGCCGGCCTCGACTGGTCCGCCTACCACGGCCGCGGCACGGCAACCCCGGTCTACCGCGGCACCGCCCCCGGCCGGGTGCCGCTGCCGACCTACCCCTTCCAGCGGCAGCGCTACTGGATCGAGGCGAAGCCGGCCACCGGGACGGCCCGGGTCGAGACGCCCGCGGACGGCCCGCTGGAGGAGTTCGACCGGATCCCGCTGCTGCCGGAGGAGCAGTGGATCAGCCTGCCCACCTGGCGCCAGACCTCGGCCGCGCCCGCCACGCCGCGGCCCGCGTCCTGGCTCGTCTTCGCCCGGCCCGGCCGCGCCGAAGACGTCCTCGACGGGATCCGCCGCACCGGCGACCCGGTGACCGTGGTCCGGCCGGGCGCGGGGTACCGGCCGGGCCCGGACGCCACCGTCCGCCCCGGCGACGTCGACGACCTGCTGGCGTTGCTGCGCGACCTCAAACGCGGCGGCACCCGCCTCGACCGCGTCGTCCACCTGTGGAACCTCGACGACGACTCCCTGCTGCTCGGCCTGCACACGCTCGTCGCGCTGGCCCGCGCCGCCGGCGAGCTGGGCCTCGGCGGCTGGACCCTGGACCTGGCCGCCACGGGCACCCAGCGCGTCCTGCACGACGGTGAGCTGCGGCCCGACGCGGCCACGCTCACCGGGCCGAACCTCGTGATCCCGATGGAGTACCCCGGTGTCCAAACGCGACTGATCGACGTCGACGCGGCCGCCGGCGCCGCCGCGGTGGTCGCCGAACTGCACCGCCCCGCGCCCGGCCGCACGGTCGCGCTCCGCGGGTCGCGGCGCTGGCTGCCCGGCTACGAGGTCCTGGCGCCGCACCCGATCGAGCAGGCGGCGGGCGTCCTGCGCGACCAGGGCGTCTACCTGATCACCGGCGGCCTCGGCGGGATCGGGCTGGCGATGGCCGGGCGGCTGGCCCGCGACAGCCACGCGAAGCTGGTGCTGTTCGGCCGCCGCGGTCTCCCGCCGCGCGAGCGCTGGGCCGGGATCGCCGACGGCACCGACGAGGTGCCCGGCACGATCCGCGACCGCGTCGCCCGCGTGCAGGAGATCGAGGCCCTCGGCGGTGAAGTGGTGGTCGTCGAAGGCGACGTCGCCGAGGAGGCAGACGTCCGGCGCGCGGTCGCCGTGGCCGTCGAGCGGTTCGGGGGCCTGCACGGCATCCTGCACACCGCGGGCGTGCCGGGCACCGGGCTCATGCAGTTCAAGGAGCCCGGCGACGCCGACCAGGTCCTCGCGCCCAAGCTGCCCGGGTCGCGGGCGCTCAGCGCGGCCACCGAAGGGCTGGACCTCGACTTCCTCGCGCTGTTCTCCTCGATCACGTCGGTCACCGGCGGTGGTCCCGGCCAGGTCGACTACTGCGCCGGCAACGCGTGGCTCGACGCCTACGCCGCGCACCACGGCGGCCGCACGGTGTCGATCTCCTGGGGCGAGTGGACCTGGAACGCCTGGGACGAAGGGCTTTCCGGGTACGAGGAGGACATCCAGACCTACTTCCGGGAGCACCGCGCCAAGTTCGGCATCGACTTCGAGCAGGGCTGGCGCACGCTGCTGCGGGCACTGGCCTCGGGCGAACCGCACGTCGTCGTCTCCACCCAGGACCTCCCGGCCGTGACCAACGTGGCGGCCCGGTTCAGCGTCGACGCCGTGACGTCGGCCGCGCACGGCGGCTCGACCGCCGACCGGCACCCGCGGCCGGACCTCGTCACACCGTTCCAGGAGCCCGAGGGCGACGCCGAACGCGCCGTGGCCGAGGCGTGGTGCGACGCGCTGCGCCTGGACCGCGTCGGCGCGGCCGACAACTTCTTCGAGCTCGGCGGCACGTCCCTGCTCGGCATCTCGCTGCTGGCCACGCTGCGCACGGCGTTCCCGGACGCGGAACTGCCGCCGCACATCATCCACGAGGCCCCGACCGTCGCCGCGCTCGCGAAGATCGCCGCCGGCGGCCCGGAGACCCCCGAACCCGCACCGGACAGCCAGGCGCAGGGACAGCTGCGCCGCTCCGGCATCAAGGCCGCGGCCGCCCGACGGCGCCGGGCCTGA